A window from Nitrosopumilus adriaticus encodes these proteins:
- a CDS encoding 6-hydroxymethylpterin diphosphokinase MptE-like protein, which produces MMLLGWKKRYSDILKEFNYSEKKDSESAIVLNSLLKKSNTIEKIIRLIEGNTVFVIGSGPSLSTSIPRLKKYGKSIKIAADSALKPLVENGIIPDIIITDLDGDEATMEKIAKTKSIFVVHAHGDNIKKLELVKKFKNCIGTTQSKPFSKIQNFGGFTDGDRGVFLANYFNARKIILFGMDFGNKIGKFSNTKKTERKTKLQKLKRGENLLEWLSTFTKSELFTTSKSIQGFKKISYKELDIIIT; this is translated from the coding sequence ATGATGCTTTTAGGTTGGAAAAAGAGATACTCTGATATTTTAAAGGAATTTAATTATTCAGAAAAAAAAGATTCAGAATCAGCAATTGTGTTAAACTCTCTTTTAAAAAAATCAAATACCATTGAAAAAATTATTCGATTAATTGAAGGAAATACTGTTTTTGTTATTGGTTCGGGCCCCTCATTATCAACTTCAATTCCAAGATTAAAAAAATACGGAAAATCAATAAAAATTGCTGCTGATAGTGCACTAAAACCACTTGTAGAAAATGGAATAATTCCAGACATCATAATTACGGATTTAGATGGAGATGAAGCAACTATGGAAAAAATTGCAAAAACAAAATCTATTTTTGTTGTACATGCACATGGTGACAATATTAAAAAATTAGAGCTTGTAAAAAAATTTAAAAATTGTATTGGCACAACACAATCAAAACCTTTTAGTAAAATTCAAAATTTTGGAGGATTTACTGATGGGGATAGAGGAGTTTTCCTAGCTAATTATTTTAATGCAAGAAAAATCATTTTATTTGGAATGGATTTTGGGAATAAAATTGGTAAATTTTCTAATACAAAGAAAACAGAAAGGAAAACAAAACTACAGAAATTAAAAAGAGGAGAAAATCTTTTAGAATGGTTATCAACTTTTACAAAATCAGAATTATTTACCACATCAAAGTCAATTCAAGGATTTAAAAAAATATCATACAAAGAACTTGATATTATAATTACCTAG
- a CDS encoding zinc-binding dehydrogenase — translation MKALVYDEYTTNDDFSKILKIKDLPIPKPKSNEVIIKVKSAALNYDDIWGMRGKPLAIPLPHISGTDASGEVVEIGKDVKNIKVGDRVVSHGNMSCRVCKACTDGREYDCRKRTIWGFETGPLWGGYCEFTHLPEVNVVKIPEGVSYDQAAAASMTLLTSWHMLVGRAKIHPGQLVLIMGGSSGVGNYGIQIAKLFGCTVIATASPDKLEQLLELGADFAVDHRKEDWHKEVRSIAKKIPKQFGDIPGIDVIFEHIGGNHWNKELTLLNYGGTIVTTGATTGYDAKTDLRHIFFKGINILGSTQGTRAELEQGLYWMSQGKIKSIIDSVYSLEDAAEAHKKMLTGKGLFGKIIMKPNSD, via the coding sequence ATGAAAGCCTTAGTCTATGATGAATATACTACTAATGATGATTTTTCTAAAATCTTAAAAATCAAAGATCTACCTATACCTAAACCAAAATCTAATGAAGTTATCATCAAAGTAAAATCAGCAGCACTAAACTATGATGATATTTGGGGTATGAGGGGAAAACCATTAGCAATCCCGTTACCTCACATTTCTGGAACAGATGCTTCAGGTGAAGTAGTGGAAATTGGTAAAGATGTGAAAAACATCAAAGTTGGTGATAGAGTAGTGTCTCATGGAAACATGTCATGTAGAGTTTGCAAAGCATGTACTGATGGACGTGAATATGATTGTAGAAAGAGAACTATTTGGGGTTTTGAAACAGGTCCTCTTTGGGGAGGGTATTGTGAATTTACTCATCTCCCAGAAGTCAATGTCGTAAAAATTCCAGAAGGAGTTTCTTATGATCAAGCAGCTGCTGCATCAATGACATTGCTGACATCATGGCATATGTTAGTTGGAAGAGCAAAAATTCACCCTGGACAATTAGTTCTGATTATGGGCGGTAGTTCAGGTGTTGGAAATTATGGGATTCAAATTGCAAAACTTTTTGGATGTACTGTAATTGCAACTGCAAGTCCTGACAAATTAGAACAATTACTAGAACTTGGAGCAGATTTTGCTGTAGATCATAGAAAAGAGGATTGGCATAAAGAAGTAAGATCAATTGCAAAAAAAATCCCAAAACAATTTGGTGATATACCTGGTATTGATGTAATCTTTGAACATATTGGTGGTAATCATTGGAATAAAGAATTAACACTACTGAATTATGGTGGAACCATTGTCACAACTGGTGCAACTACAGGATATGATGCAAAAACTGATCTACGTCATATTTTCTTTAAAGGAATAAACATTTTAGGCTCAACTCAAGGAACAAGGGCTGAATTAGAACAAGGTCTCTATTGGATGTCACAAGGAAAAATCAAATCCATAATTGATTCCGTATACTCTTTAGAAGATGCAGCAGAGGCTCACAAAAAAATGCTTACAGGTAAAGGACTGTTTGGAAAGATCATCATGAAACCAAATTCTGATTAA
- a CDS encoding DUF2024 family protein produces the protein MDFHVFDTYVKAKDGHTMHFDVVTDTSDTEKAISFAKEWLNGIGEETAKVTTEECRFCHTQSVPEDMEIEIMTNGYYIQKIDGCPKD, from the coding sequence ATGGATTTTCATGTTTTTGACACATATGTAAAAGCTAAAGATGGTCATACAATGCATTTTGATGTAGTTACAGATACTAGCGATACAGAAAAAGCAATTTCATTTGCAAAAGAGTGGTTAAACGGAATCGGGGAAGAAACTGCAAAGGTAACTACAGAAGAATGCAGGTTTTGTCACACACAGTCAGTTCCAGAAGATATGGAAATTGAAATTATGACTAATGGATACTATATCCAAAAAATAGACGGATGTCCAAAAGATTAA
- the dph2 gene encoding diphthamide biosynthesis enzyme Dph2 has product MIIIDEERIFKEIENKNPASVSLNGPDGILPQVQETAMRISEKFGIPAYVLADTTWGTCDLNTNGSKVLGAEIQFNIGHTINTESLEENLVLIDAFDDVEFDSVAKKCPEILKGKTISLVTDSQHLHQIDKVEKILTDNGIKVKIGKGKGQLNDGQVFGCEFYPASQLKKEVDAYVFLGQSNFHAAGIALSTNLPTYILDPYFNEVREITEFAQKLKKQASLAIYKAAEAKTFGVIVGLKEGQLSKVFALKIKKELEKAGKKVQLFGLTDITNDRLQNLKGIDAFVQVACPRISTDNQFDKPVLSTPQANALLKILRNESIEEYLEIPHWL; this is encoded by the coding sequence TTGATCATTATAGATGAAGAAAGGATTTTCAAAGAAATTGAGAATAAGAATCCAGCATCAGTCTCCTTAAATGGGCCAGACGGGATTCTACCTCAAGTTCAAGAGACTGCCATGAGAATATCAGAGAAATTTGGAATTCCCGCATATGTTTTAGCTGATACCACATGGGGAACATGTGATCTAAATACAAATGGTTCCAAAGTTCTTGGGGCAGAAATTCAGTTCAACATTGGACATACGATTAATACAGAATCATTAGAAGAAAACCTTGTTTTAATTGATGCATTTGATGATGTAGAATTTGATAGTGTTGCAAAAAAATGCCCAGAGATATTAAAAGGGAAAACTATTTCGTTAGTTACAGATAGTCAACATTTACATCAAATTGATAAAGTTGAAAAAATTTTAACTGATAATGGAATCAAAGTCAAAATTGGAAAAGGTAAAGGACAATTAAATGACGGTCAAGTATTTGGTTGTGAATTTTATCCTGCATCACAACTAAAAAAAGAAGTGGATGCGTATGTGTTTTTAGGTCAAAGTAATTTTCATGCTGCAGGAATTGCATTATCTACTAATTTGCCAACATACATTTTAGATCCCTACTTTAATGAAGTTAGAGAAATAACAGAATTTGCTCAGAAATTAAAAAAGCAGGCATCACTTGCGATTTACAAAGCAGCTGAAGCTAAAACATTTGGAGTGATAGTAGGACTCAAAGAAGGTCAGTTATCCAAAGTTTTTGCGTTAAAAATCAAAAAAGAATTAGAAAAAGCAGGAAAGAAGGTTCAGTTATTTGGATTAACTGACATTACAAATGATAGATTACAAAATCTAAAAGGAATTGATGCTTTTGTTCAAGTTGCTTGTCCGAGAATATCTACAGACAATCAGTTTGACAAGCCTGTTTTATCAACCCCTCAAGCAAATGCGCTTCTTAAAATTTTACGAAATGAAAGTATCGAAGAATATCTAGAAATTCCACATTGGTTGTAA
- a CDS encoding TiaS agmantine-binding domain-containing protein — MVGAIGAIGYDFHDHTLELLSYRKRSKFGKERKITTTSVKVMQEKTFPNTFNSFDTKKGRILITPHGPDPVFYGIRGENVDSLLYATKILKSEEKLDGYMIFKSNQGTGDHLKNELNFENMFPYASGKITGIVSNSPKIVKGGHVFFKINSNNHEFWCAVYKETGITTIASNLIKGDKICVGGGVRKASKNFPRIINLEFIEIISLEKNISLSNPFCQKCNKKMKSKGKNQGFQCIRCGRKAMNKTSSIISRKIKKQLYIPKISAHRHLTRPLQRKDIINKSTKFDKSLSWFCVYRN; from the coding sequence TTGGTAGGAGCAATTGGAGCAATTGGATATGATTTTCATGATCATACCTTAGAACTTTTGAGCTATAGAAAAAGATCAAAATTTGGAAAAGAAAGAAAAATTACCACTACAAGTGTAAAAGTTATGCAAGAAAAAACTTTTCCAAATACGTTTAATAGTTTTGATACAAAAAAAGGACGAATTCTAATTACTCCCCATGGACCTGATCCTGTTTTCTATGGTATTAGAGGAGAAAATGTTGATTCATTGCTTTATGCAACTAAGATTCTAAAAAGTGAAGAAAAATTAGATGGATACATGATATTCAAATCAAATCAGGGAACTGGAGATCATTTGAAAAATGAATTAAATTTTGAAAACATGTTTCCATATGCTTCAGGAAAAATCACTGGAATAGTGTCAAACAGTCCTAAAATTGTTAAAGGAGGACATGTTTTTTTCAAAATTAATTCAAATAATCATGAGTTTTGGTGTGCTGTTTACAAAGAAACAGGAATCACTACAATTGCTTCAAATTTAATTAAAGGTGATAAAATTTGTGTGGGTGGTGGAGTTCGAAAAGCATCAAAAAACTTTCCACGAATTATTAATCTTGAATTCATTGAAATTATTAGTCTCGAAAAAAACATTTCATTATCAAATCCATTTTGTCAAAAATGCAATAAAAAAATGAAATCTAAAGGCAAAAATCAAGGATTTCAATGTATACGTTGTGGCAGAAAAGCCATGAACAAAACTAGTAGTATAATTTCAAGAAAAATTAAAAAACAACTGTATATTCCAAAAATATCTGCACACCGACATCTTACAAGACCTTTACAAAGGAAAGATATTATCAATAAATCCACAAAATTTGATAAATCACTTTCATGGTTTTGTGTTTATAGAAACTAA
- the folP gene encoding dihydropteroate synthase produces MAKIANVGVGGKNPVRIMGILNTSPESFYKKSIYTSTIQIKNSIKDMENYGADFIDVGGMSTAPYLSTIISEKTESKRILSAIKIIQNVSNLPISVDTCRAIVAKDALEHGVEIINDISGLKYDEEMRKVVSEFSPSLILCAYDSKTVSGNPVPTTKKLFRESLKIAKDSHVSSEKIVLDPAIGFFRKTGKGPFFTKIKSDWVKRDLAIIQNLKSIKQNFPILISVSNKSFLGNILQKENPADRLFGSIAAEAISVINGADIIRTHNVQATRDAITIASKLSKQHKGL; encoded by the coding sequence GTGGCAAAAATTGCAAATGTAGGCGTAGGTGGAAAAAACCCTGTACGTATTATGGGGATTTTGAACACAAGTCCTGAATCTTTTTACAAAAAATCTATCTATACAAGTACAATTCAGATCAAAAACTCAATAAAAGATATGGAAAATTATGGTGCTGATTTTATTGATGTCGGCGGAATGTCTACTGCACCCTATCTATCTACAATAATATCTGAAAAAACTGAATCCAAAAGAATTCTTTCTGCAATTAAAATAATTCAGAATGTCTCTAATCTTCCAATCTCTGTTGATACCTGTAGAGCTATTGTCGCAAAAGATGCTTTGGAGCATGGGGTTGAAATAATTAATGATATTTCAGGATTAAAGTATGATGAAGAAATGCGAAAAGTGGTATCAGAGTTTTCTCCATCACTAATTTTATGTGCATATGATTCTAAAACAGTTTCAGGTAATCCTGTGCCAACAACAAAAAAACTTTTTAGAGAAAGCTTGAAAATTGCCAAAGATTCTCATGTTTCATCAGAGAAAATTGTATTAGATCCTGCTATTGGATTTTTTAGAAAAACAGGAAAAGGGCCATTTTTTACCAAAATTAAATCTGATTGGGTAAAAAGGGATCTAGCAATTATTCAAAACTTGAAATCTATAAAACAAAATTTCCCTATTTTAATTTCAGTATCTAACAAATCTTTTCTGGGGAATATTTTACAAAAAGAAAATCCCGCTGATCGATTATTTGGATCTATTGCAGCAGAGGCAATCTCTGTAATTAATGGGGCAGACATTATTCGTACTCATAATGTCCAGGCAACCAGAGATGCAATAACTATAGCATCAAAATTATCAAAACAACACAAAGGCTTATAA
- a CDS encoding exosome complex RNA-binding protein Csl4 translates to MSENATFPGDKIASIEEYEAGHNTFDDGDMVRAATVGEKDINKETRIANIKHPKLLSIPQVGDIIIGTVAAVMSSMIAVSIDYINGKPTTSKVECVCSTRNLRIRNVALVNDIVKLKILNHLNGTIHAAISEPDLGILFTKCRKCGGKVVPMRDAIKCTECAWIDERKLSSDFGNSDFIKLRE, encoded by the coding sequence ATGTCTGAAAATGCAACATTCCCAGGTGACAAAATAGCATCTATTGAAGAATATGAGGCAGGACATAACACCTTTGATGATGGAGACATGGTTAGAGCAGCAACTGTCGGCGAAAAAGACATCAACAAAGAAACACGAATTGCAAACATTAAGCATCCAAAACTTCTATCAATTCCTCAAGTAGGTGACATCATTATTGGGACAGTTGCAGCGGTAATGTCATCTATGATTGCAGTTTCAATTGATTACATTAATGGAAAACCTACCACATCAAAAGTTGAGTGTGTTTGCTCAACTCGAAACTTGAGAATAAGAAATGTTGCACTTGTAAATGACATTGTAAAATTAAAAATTCTGAATCATCTTAACGGTACAATTCATGCAGCAATAAGTGAGCCAGATTTAGGAATATTATTCACAAAATGTAGAAAATGCGGTGGAAAAGTTGTTCCAATGCGCGATGCCATAAAATGTACTGAATGTGCATGGATTGATGAGAGAAAACTTTCTTCTGATTTTGGAAATAGCGATTTCATAAAATTGAGAGAGTAA
- a CDS encoding tetratricopeptide repeat protein: MSDPKINSILDEGNRLFLHGKLKEAIIYYDKILNENPLHLSSLNNKGYALSKLKDFENAMKCYDSALGIYPDDLSVLVNKISSYRKLGQFIEALSLCDKILKNNPNYNIALYHKERILFSMEKFNESISCCDSILNDYPENADVLFDKSCSLVMLSKIDEALDLLERAISKGLQYKIKAKKSKSFAKLSDNTRFKNLVL, translated from the coding sequence ATGTCTGATCCTAAAATAAATTCAATTTTAGATGAGGGAAACAGGCTATTCTTACATGGAAAATTAAAAGAAGCAATTATCTATTATGATAAAATTTTAAATGAAAATCCATTACATCTTAGCTCTCTTAACAATAAGGGATATGCACTAAGTAAACTAAAGGATTTTGAAAATGCTATGAAATGCTATGATTCTGCATTGGGAATTTACCCTGACGATCTTTCTGTATTAGTAAATAAAATCTCGTCATATCGTAAACTAGGACAATTTATTGAAGCATTATCTCTATGTGATAAAATTCTAAAAAATAATCCAAATTACAACATTGCACTATACCACAAAGAACGAATTTTATTTTCCATGGAAAAATTTAACGAATCCATATCTTGCTGTGATAGTATATTGAATGATTATCCAGAAAATGCTGATGTCTTATTTGATAAATCTTGTAGTCTTGTAATGCTCTCAAAAATAGATGAAGCACTTGATTTACTTGAAAGAGCAATTTCTAAGGGATTGCAATATAAAATAAAGGCAAAAAAATCAAAATCTTTTGCAAAGTTATCTGATAATACTAGATTCAAAAATTTGGTATTGTAA
- the guaB gene encoding IMP dehydrogenase — MEFKEGLTFDDVLLVPKYSDITSRSQTDLSTKLSRNITINIPFVSANMDTVTESSMAVAMARAGGIGIIHRFLTIEEQAHEVLKVKRSGSIMIENPYSITSDKSVQDALDYANDMEISGLLVVDSNSKLIGIVTERDLLFADPKLRIEDIMTKDVVTAKFGVSLDESKEILHQHRIEKLPIVDDSGIIKGLITSKDITNNADFPNASKDKKGRPLVGAAVGVKGDFLERSESLLEAGADVLVVDIAHGHSENAMSTIRNIKKAFPNCELIAGNIATAQGAEDLIKAGVDAVKVGVGSGSICITRVITGSGVPQLTAVMDCAKIGKEYGIPIISDGGTRTSGDATKALASGASSVMVGSMLGGTDESPGTVLTKNGKRFKVYRGMASLAASIGRKSKETGSISLDDDLNDYVAEGVEAMVPYKGTVTDILKQLTGGVRSGLSYCGAHSIPQMQENAEFIKMSRAGFAESQPHDVSLM, encoded by the coding sequence TTGGAATTCAAAGAAGGATTAACTTTTGACGACGTTCTTCTTGTACCCAAATATTCAGATATTACAAGTAGAAGTCAAACCGATCTAAGTACAAAATTATCTCGAAATATCACAATAAACATTCCATTTGTGAGTGCAAATATGGATACTGTAACAGAGTCGTCTATGGCTGTAGCCATGGCTCGTGCTGGGGGTATCGGTATTATTCACAGATTTTTGACTATAGAAGAACAAGCACATGAAGTTCTAAAAGTAAAGCGTTCAGGAAGTATAATGATAGAAAACCCATATTCTATTACTTCTGACAAGTCAGTTCAAGATGCTCTTGACTATGCAAATGATATGGAAATTTCTGGTCTTTTAGTAGTTGACTCGAATTCAAAACTAATTGGAATAGTAACTGAGAGGGATCTATTATTTGCTGATCCTAAACTTCGAATTGAAGATATTATGACTAAGGATGTCGTAACTGCAAAATTTGGAGTTTCCCTAGATGAATCTAAAGAAATTTTGCATCAACATAGAATTGAAAAATTACCTATAGTTGATGATTCAGGAATTATCAAAGGACTGATTACAAGTAAGGATATTACAAATAATGCAGATTTTCCAAATGCTTCAAAAGATAAGAAAGGTCGCCCATTAGTTGGAGCAGCAGTTGGTGTAAAAGGTGACTTTTTAGAACGAAGTGAGTCTCTCTTAGAAGCAGGTGCTGATGTACTTGTTGTAGACATTGCACATGGTCATAGTGAAAATGCAATGAGTACAATTCGTAATATCAAAAAAGCATTTCCAAATTGTGAACTAATTGCAGGAAACATTGCAACTGCTCAAGGTGCTGAAGATTTGATTAAAGCAGGTGTTGATGCTGTAAAGGTTGGTGTTGGCTCTGGCTCAATTTGTATTACTAGAGTAATTACGGGTTCAGGTGTTCCACAATTAACTGCAGTAATGGATTGTGCAAAAATTGGAAAGGAATATGGAATTCCAATAATTTCTGATGGTGGTACAAGAACTTCTGGTGATGCAACTAAAGCATTAGCTTCTGGTGCTTCATCTGTAATGGTTGGCAGTATGCTAGGCGGAACTGATGAATCTCCTGGAACTGTCTTGACTAAAAATGGGAAACGCTTCAAAGTTTATCGTGGAATGGCTTCTTTAGCTGCATCAATTGGCAGAAAATCAAAAGAAACAGGCTCAATATCACTTGATGATGATCTAAATGATTATGTTGCAGAAGGGGTTGAAGCCATGGTTCCTTACAAAGGTACAGTTACTGATATTCTAAAACAACTAACTGGTGGAGTTCGTTCTGGTTTGAGTTACTGTGGTGCACATTCAATTCCACAAATGCAAGAAAATGCAGAATTTATCAAAATGTCAAGAGCTGGGTTTGCAGAAAGCCAGCCTCATGATGTTTCTTTGATGTAG
- the pheA gene encoding prephenate dehydratase, with amino-acid sequence MIQVSFQGERGAYSEAAARAFFNKEINTVPLSTFAGVLENTSTDKTEYSILPVENSIEGSVGESYDLLYSTDLNAIGEIYHRIEHCLIGIGKLDEINTVYSHPQALGQCRKFIEEHNMKSIPTYDTAGSVKIVKELKNKNCAGIASKDAAEIYDMPIVSNNIANNLNNYTRFLILSKTTSPISGNDKTSIIFSIKHEPGSLFRIIENFHKNNVNLTKIESRPTKTNTWEYNFYVDFEGHKEDSKISEILEKIKHDTLFMKVLGSYPSAKLS; translated from the coding sequence ATGATTCAGGTTTCGTTCCAAGGTGAACGAGGGGCATACAGTGAAGCTGCAGCAAGAGCATTTTTTAACAAAGAAATCAACACTGTTCCACTATCGACATTTGCCGGAGTATTAGAGAATACATCTACAGATAAAACAGAATATTCAATTTTACCAGTAGAGAATTCAATAGAAGGAAGTGTAGGTGAAAGTTATGATTTATTGTATTCCACAGATCTAAATGCTATAGGGGAGATTTATCACAGAATAGAGCATTGTTTGATTGGAATTGGAAAATTAGATGAAATCAATACAGTTTATTCGCATCCACAAGCTTTAGGTCAGTGCAGAAAATTTATTGAAGAACACAATATGAAATCAATTCCAACATACGATACTGCTGGCAGTGTAAAAATTGTTAAAGAGTTAAAAAATAAAAATTGTGCTGGGATTGCAAGTAAGGATGCAGCTGAAATTTATGACATGCCAATTGTTTCAAACAATATTGCAAATAATCTAAATAATTATACACGATTTTTAATTTTGTCAAAAACAACTAGTCCCATTTCAGGCAATGATAAAACATCGATAATTTTCTCCATAAAGCATGAACCAGGCTCACTATTTAGAATCATAGAGAATTTTCATAAAAATAATGTCAATCTCACAAAGATAGAATCCAGACCAACAAAAACTAACACATGGGAATATAATTTCTATGTAGATTTTGAAGGACATAAAGAGGATTCAAAGATCTCAGAAATATTAGAAAAAATAAAACATGATACTCTGTTTATGAAAGTTTTAGGATCTTATCCTTCTGCCAAACTAAGCTAA
- the guaA gene encoding glutamine-hydrolyzing GMP synthase produces the protein MDKIVVLDFGSQYSHLICRRIREFSVYAELVPFDITYEELQKLNPKGIIFSGGPSSVYSSDAPVPENKIFEMNLPLLGICYGHQLIVNKYGGKVKRANKEYGSSLLTIDNDKDLLNGIGESVRAWMSHGDEAEQIPPGFQVIGHTEGAKAAAIASEDQSIYGIQFHPEVVHTEQGTEILKNFVLKVCGAKQDWTMEGFIDSAVEKISKIEGNVLCGVSGGIDSTVVALLIHKAIGDRLKCVFVNNGLLRLNEEKEIEEMFKDNFQVDFTSIDAAEQFLGKLKGVEDPEKKRMIVGEEFIHVFTEFAEKNGPFKWLAQGTLYPDVIESGVSKGPAAVIKSHHNVGGLPDWLNLEILEPLRELYKDEVRKIAKILQVPEKLFMRHPFPGPGLAVRIIGEVNPTKLKIAKVASRIVEDELLEANLYDKVWQAYAAVGDDRAVGVVGDERRYGNIVMIRVVDSIDAMTADWTRLPHGLLEKMSNRITNEIEDVTWVTYTISSKPPATIEPQ, from the coding sequence ATGGATAAAATTGTAGTTTTAGATTTTGGCTCACAGTACAGCCATTTGATTTGCAGAAGAATTAGAGAGTTTTCAGTTTATGCGGAACTTGTACCTTTCGACATTACTTATGAGGAATTGCAGAAACTCAATCCAAAAGGAATAATTTTCTCAGGGGGCCCATCAAGTGTTTATAGTTCAGATGCTCCAGTTCCTGAAAATAAAATATTTGAAATGAATTTACCGCTTCTTGGAATTTGTTATGGTCATCAATTAATTGTAAATAAGTACGGTGGCAAAGTAAAAAGAGCAAATAAAGAATACGGTTCATCGTTACTCACAATAGATAATGATAAAGATCTTCTAAATGGAATTGGAGAATCAGTTAGAGCATGGATGAGTCACGGGGATGAAGCAGAACAAATTCCACCTGGATTTCAGGTAATTGGACATACTGAAGGTGCAAAAGCTGCTGCTATTGCATCAGAGGATCAATCTATTTACGGAATTCAATTTCATCCTGAAGTAGTACATACAGAGCAAGGAACTGAAATTCTTAAGAATTTTGTTTTAAAAGTTTGTGGAGCAAAACAAGATTGGACTATGGAGGGATTCATAGATTCAGCAGTAGAGAAAATTTCTAAAATTGAAGGAAATGTATTATGTGGAGTAAGCGGTGGGATAGATTCAACGGTAGTTGCACTATTAATTCACAAAGCAATAGGTGATAGACTAAAGTGTGTTTTTGTAAATAACGGGTTATTACGATTAAATGAAGAAAAAGAGATTGAGGAAATGTTCAAAGATAATTTCCAAGTTGATTTCACTTCAATTGATGCTGCAGAACAATTTCTTGGAAAACTAAAGGGAGTAGAAGATCCAGAAAAGAAAAGAATGATCGTAGGAGAAGAATTCATTCATGTTTTTACTGAATTTGCTGAGAAAAACGGTCCTTTCAAATGGCTAGCTCAAGGAACATTATATCCAGATGTTATTGAAAGTGGAGTTTCAAAAGGGCCTGCAGCAGTAATAAAATCTCATCATAATGTAGGTGGATTACCAGATTGGCTCAATTTAGAAATTTTAGAGCCATTAAGAGAATTGTACAAAGATGAAGTAAGAAAGATTGCAAAAATCCTTCAAGTTCCAGAAAAACTTTTCATGAGACATCCATTCCCAGGACCAGGACTAGCTGTTAGAATTATTGGAGAAGTTAATCCAACTAAGCTAAAGATTGCAAAAGTAGCCAGCAGAATTGTTGAGGATGAATTACTAGAGGCAAATTTGTATGATAAAGTTTGGCAAGCATATGCTGCTGTAGGTGACGATAGGGCAGTAGGAGTTGTGGGCGATGAGCGCAGATATGGCAATATCGTGATGATTAGGGTTGTTGATTCAATTGATGCAATGACAGCTGATTGGACTAGACTACCACATGGTCTGTTAGAAAAGATGAGTAATAGAATAACAAATGAAATAGAAGATGTTACTTGGGTAACATATACAATTTCAAGCAAACCTCCTGCAACAATTGAACCACAGTAG